The Arcanobacterium pinnipediorum genome includes a region encoding these proteins:
- a CDS encoding HRDC domain-containing protein, which yields MVYTTSDLDFLDQPRDGLPDVTNTDLDRAVLALRQGTGPFAVDTERAMGIRYSSRAYLIQIKRAGAGIFLIDPLGIEDRLGELARVMDAEWILHAADQDLPSLRELGLEPQRIFDTELAGLILGFERVSLQAMIGQELGIGIAKEYSDADWSQRPLGPELRAYAALDVDLLLELRQSLIEKLHQANRWEWFVQECDEVRLRPPRPPHPQPWRKIVKYAQLPDQRALAMLRELWTARDHLAKTRDLAPGKILPNKLLANLAARKPRSLADVKNSSLLRTRARKRDADFWWEAINRAWSLPQEQLPERRFEYSLDPFPPVQRWEKLNPDAAQRWAQVRQAVLDHAQRLGIRQEVLLKPRIQKQIAWHGWEGEAQLAQRLAEYGARPWQINEFYQALATTKLS from the coding sequence ATGGTTTATACGACTTCAGATCTGGATTTCTTAGACCAACCGCGCGATGGTCTTCCAGATGTCACAAATACTGATCTTGATCGTGCTGTCTTGGCTTTGCGTCAAGGCACCGGACCATTCGCGGTAGATACCGAGCGAGCCATGGGGATTCGATACTCATCTCGAGCGTACTTAATCCAAATTAAACGAGCAGGTGCTGGTATTTTCTTAATTGATCCACTCGGTATCGAAGATCGACTAGGCGAATTAGCACGCGTGATGGATGCGGAGTGGATTTTACATGCCGCAGATCAAGATTTGCCTAGCTTACGCGAGTTAGGTCTAGAGCCTCAACGTATTTTCGATACTGAACTTGCCGGTCTCATACTCGGTTTTGAGCGTGTCTCGCTTCAAGCTATGATTGGCCAAGAACTCGGCATTGGTATTGCGAAAGAATACTCTGATGCTGACTGGTCCCAGCGTCCATTAGGCCCCGAGCTTCGCGCTTATGCAGCTCTCGATGTTGATCTGCTACTTGAATTGCGTCAATCGTTGATAGAGAAATTGCATCAAGCAAATAGATGGGAATGGTTTGTCCAAGAGTGTGACGAGGTACGCTTGCGTCCACCTCGCCCACCTCACCCTCAGCCGTGGCGTAAGATAGTTAAGTACGCCCAACTTCCAGATCAACGCGCGTTGGCGATGCTACGCGAACTATGGACGGCACGCGATCATCTCGCAAAAACACGAGATCTTGCACCGGGTAAAATTCTGCCGAACAAACTACTAGCAAATCTAGCTGCACGTAAACCGCGCTCATTGGCTGATGTGAAGAACTCTTCCCTGTTGCGCACCCGAGCACGCAAACGTGATGCAGATTTTTGGTGGGAAGCAATAAATCGGGCATGGTCTTTGCCCCAAGAACAATTGCCAGAGCGCCGATTCGAGTATTCCCTTGATCCTTTCCCGCCGGTACAGCGTTGGGAGAAACTTAACCCTGATGCTGCTCAACGATGGGCCCAGGTACGCCAAGCAGTACTCGACCATGCGCAAAGGCTAGGAATCCGTCAAGAAGTCCTATTAAAACCACGTATCCAAAAACAGATTGCCTGGCATGGCTGGGAAGGCGAGGCACAATTAGCCCAACGCCTGGCCGAATATGGCGCACGTCCCTGGCAGATTAACGAGTTTTACCAAGCTTTGGCTACGACGAAACTAAGCTAG
- the treZ gene encoding malto-oligosyltrehalose trehalohydrolase, with the protein MNISIWAPNASRVSAIVADQDLQLEPMPDGYWSIELDPGTRYQVRLVDSDLLLPDPRSMCQPDGAHGASVVVDPASFVFTDDHWQCPDLRGAVFYELHVGTFTPEGTFRAAIDKLDELVDLGIQAIELMPINPIPGKRGWGYDSVSIFALNPHYGSPQDLVALIDAAHNRGIAICLDVVYNHFGPDGNYLAQFGPYFTGTHLTPWGEAVNFDAEFAAHVRRYFIDNALMWVRDYHVDALRLDATDFIFDDSQPHILAELSREVHHYGAAAGRHISLIAENNSNNPETVSATGWGMDMQWVDDVHHALHVWLTGETNAFYVDHVGSKTVEKALTNGFTRTGQYSIFEGKPHGNPVPPDLNGHAFVVSDENHDQVGNRLIGDRPSHSLPLSDIAISRALILLSPFTPMLFMGEEWAASTPFMFFTDHGPQIGPYIKEGREKEFESWDLESVYDQEQTMIDPQDEQAFIQSTLNWEESRTGDHGRLRDFVRRLIQLRKSLADVASGDRSQTQCALDEDGVSGWLMRGSTFVAFARKSQVRLTMPSHITTIYRAWDEVTVTDQDILFTHPGVVIGAVSD; encoded by the coding sequence ATGAATATTTCAATCTGGGCGCCCAATGCTTCACGCGTTAGCGCCATTGTAGCCGACCAAGATCTTCAGCTAGAGCCGATGCCGGATGGATACTGGTCAATCGAACTTGATCCCGGCACTCGGTACCAGGTACGCCTTGTCGATTCAGACCTTCTACTGCCAGATCCACGGTCAATGTGTCAGCCCGATGGCGCCCACGGAGCAAGTGTCGTTGTCGATCCAGCCTCGTTTGTTTTCACCGATGATCACTGGCAATGCCCGGATCTGCGCGGAGCTGTTTTTTACGAGCTCCACGTTGGGACTTTTACACCCGAAGGTACCTTTCGAGCTGCTATAGATAAACTCGATGAACTTGTTGATCTCGGAATTCAAGCCATTGAGTTGATGCCGATTAATCCTATTCCTGGCAAACGCGGATGGGGATACGATTCGGTGTCTATTTTCGCGCTCAATCCCCATTATGGAAGTCCACAAGATCTAGTTGCCCTCATTGATGCGGCCCATAACCGTGGCATCGCGATATGTCTGGATGTTGTTTACAATCATTTTGGTCCGGATGGAAATTACCTGGCTCAGTTTGGCCCTTATTTCACTGGAACTCATCTCACTCCGTGGGGTGAAGCTGTCAATTTCGATGCTGAGTTTGCAGCACACGTCCGGCGATATTTTATTGACAATGCATTGATGTGGGTGCGAGATTACCACGTTGATGCACTGCGATTAGATGCAACCGATTTCATTTTTGATGATTCCCAGCCCCACATCCTTGCCGAACTATCGCGCGAGGTTCATCACTATGGGGCTGCGGCCGGACGCCATATCAGTCTTATTGCGGAAAATAACTCGAATAATCCCGAAACTGTTTCCGCTACGGGATGGGGAATGGATATGCAGTGGGTTGATGATGTCCACCATGCACTCCACGTGTGGCTCACGGGCGAAACCAATGCGTTCTACGTCGATCATGTCGGTTCAAAAACTGTTGAAAAAGCGTTGACGAATGGATTTACGCGTACCGGGCAATACTCTATTTTTGAAGGCAAACCACACGGAAATCCGGTGCCACCTGATCTTAATGGACACGCATTCGTCGTCAGTGACGAAAACCATGACCAAGTAGGAAATCGCCTTATAGGGGATCGTCCATCACATTCACTGCCTCTGTCAGACATCGCAATCTCTCGCGCTTTGATTCTGCTCTCACCGTTTACTCCGATGCTGTTTATGGGTGAAGAGTGGGCAGCTTCTACCCCGTTTATGTTCTTTACTGATCATGGCCCGCAGATCGGCCCTTATATTAAGGAAGGTCGCGAAAAAGAGTTCGAATCATGGGATCTTGAGTCTGTCTACGATCAAGAACAAACGATGATTGATCCTCAAGATGAACAAGCTTTTATTCAATCCACATTAAACTGGGAAGAATCGAGAACTGGTGATCATGGCCGGTTGCGTGACTTCGTCCGTAGGCTAATCCAATTGCGCAAGAGCCTTGCCGATGTAGCCTCCGGTGATCGCTCACAAACTCAATGCGCACTAGATGAAGATGGTGTAAGTGGTTGGCTTATGCGCGGTTCAACCTTTGTCGCTTTTGCACGCAAGAGTCAGGTACGCCTTACGATGCCAAGCCATATCACCACCATATATAGAGCGTGGGATGAGGTAACCGTAACGGATCAAGACATTCTTTTCACCCATCCTGGTGTTGTTATTGGCGCTGTAAGTGACTAG
- the dxs gene encoding 1-deoxy-D-xylulose-5-phosphate synthase, translating into MSEGGYRRMAILHSITGPDDVKALKPSQLPALAAEIRSFLVTNVAKTGGHLGPNLGVVELSIALHRVFSSPNDSLIFDTGHQSYVHKILTGRHNFEHLRQEGGLSGYPSREESVHDVVENSHASTALSWADGIARAIQKSGRQAHAVAIIGDGAMTGGMAWEALNNIAEDPDRPLVIVLNDNGRSYAPTVGGMVRRIDAVRKMDAVRVNRGYERALDWAKRTLQKYGLAGQITYEALRGIKRGVKDVFIDAGIFDSLGLKYLGPVDGHDVTQLEEALAMARNYGGPVVVHCITEKGRGFKPAEEHEADRFHAVGAIHPETGLPLVPSRFGWTSVFAEEIVDIARDDEKVIGVTAAMLLPVGLGPLQKEFPDRVIDVGIAEQQALTMAAGLAHGGYHPVVALYATFMNRGYDQLLMDIALHAEPVTICLDRAGITGDDGASHNGMWDLAIAGMIPGLQVALPRDEQRMRELVREAISIPSPTIVRYPKGSLPQALPTVRTIGKLDVVYESGSGDHPVVLIGYGPMVHTMVQAAQHLSDLRVIVLDPRWAIPTDEDLVDVCASARCVVTLEDGLVTGGVGMGLQQKLNEQRINVPVTTLGIAKQFLRHASREAVLRHQGMTANDVVAAVRAYSDNSESVAE; encoded by the coding sequence ATGAGTGAAGGAGGCTACCGGCGAATGGCAATTTTACATTCGATTACAGGACCAGACGATGTCAAGGCTCTCAAGCCAAGTCAATTGCCCGCTTTGGCGGCAGAAATACGCTCATTCCTGGTAACTAATGTGGCCAAAACAGGTGGTCATCTAGGTCCTAATCTCGGCGTCGTTGAATTATCTATCGCGCTACACCGGGTGTTTTCTTCCCCCAACGATTCCCTCATCTTTGACACTGGGCATCAATCTTATGTGCACAAGATTCTTACTGGGCGTCATAATTTCGAACATCTGCGTCAAGAAGGTGGACTATCAGGATACCCATCGCGCGAAGAATCAGTACACGACGTCGTCGAAAATTCTCACGCTTCAACTGCGTTATCGTGGGCAGATGGTATCGCGCGTGCAATACAAAAAAGTGGACGCCAGGCACATGCCGTAGCCATTATTGGTGACGGTGCAATGACTGGCGGTATGGCGTGGGAGGCACTAAATAACATCGCAGAAGATCCTGATCGCCCGTTAGTGATCGTGTTAAACGATAATGGTCGCTCGTATGCGCCCACGGTTGGAGGCATGGTTCGTCGCATCGATGCGGTGCGGAAAATGGATGCAGTGCGGGTTAATCGCGGCTATGAACGAGCCTTAGATTGGGCAAAGCGCACCCTACAAAAATATGGACTTGCGGGCCAGATTACCTATGAGGCTCTGCGTGGGATCAAACGCGGTGTCAAAGACGTTTTCATAGATGCTGGCATTTTTGATTCACTGGGGTTGAAGTATTTAGGGCCAGTAGACGGCCACGATGTCACTCAACTCGAAGAGGCTTTGGCTATGGCTCGTAATTACGGTGGGCCAGTTGTGGTTCACTGTATTACCGAAAAAGGGCGAGGGTTCAAACCGGCAGAAGAACATGAAGCTGATCGCTTTCACGCCGTGGGTGCCATCCATCCCGAAACAGGTCTGCCTCTAGTGCCATCGCGTTTTGGGTGGACGTCGGTGTTCGCTGAAGAGATTGTTGATATTGCACGTGATGATGAAAAGGTCATTGGCGTAACTGCTGCAATGTTGCTCCCGGTAGGTTTAGGGCCACTTCAAAAAGAATTCCCGGATCGTGTTATCGACGTCGGTATTGCCGAGCAACAAGCCTTGACGATGGCAGCCGGTTTAGCGCATGGGGGATATCATCCGGTAGTTGCCTTGTATGCGACTTTCATGAACCGGGGCTACGATCAGTTACTGATGGATATTGCACTCCATGCAGAGCCGGTCACTATTTGCTTGGATCGAGCTGGGATCACAGGTGATGACGGTGCTTCACACAACGGCATGTGGGATCTGGCAATTGCGGGAATGATTCCCGGGTTGCAGGTTGCATTGCCGCGTGATGAACAGCGGATGCGAGAATTGGTTCGCGAAGCGATTTCGATACCTTCACCAACAATTGTCCGTTACCCTAAGGGCTCCCTTCCGCAAGCACTTCCCACTGTTCGCACAATCGGCAAACTTGATGTGGTCTACGAATCTGGAAGTGGAGATCACCCGGTAGTGCTTATTGGCTACGGGCCAATGGTTCATACCATGGTCCAAGCAGCGCAACATCTCAGCGATCTTCGCGTCATTGTTCTAGATCCGCGGTGGGCTATTCCAACTGATGAAGACCTTGTGGATGTGTGTGCCTCCGCGCGGTGCGTCGTTACGCTAGAAGATGGTCTGGTTACTGGTGGTGTAGGTATGGGGCTGCAACAGAAGTTAAACGAACAGCGCATCAACGTCCCGGTAACGACCCTAGGAATTGCCAAACAATTCCTACGGCATGCATCTCGCGAGGCAGTCTTGCGCCACCAAGGTATGACGGCCAACGACGTGGTAGCTGCGGTACGAGCTTATAGTGATAACAGCGAAAGTGTAGCTGAGTAG
- the acnA gene encoding aconitate hydratase AcnA, with protein MSLDTFNAKSFLDVHDKRYTFYRLDAVPGFEKLPYSLKVLAENLLRTEDGKNVTAGHISTLAHWDPNAQPKDEIQFTPARVVMQDFTGVPCIVDLATMREAVSELGGDPDSINPLNPAEMVIDHSVQIDIFGQANALERNMDIEYGRNKERYQFLRWGQGAFDNFTVVPPGTGIVHQVNIEHLSRVTMTQERDGTLLAYPDTCVGTDSHTTMVNGLGVLGWGVGGIEAEAAMLGQPVSMLIPRVVGFKLRGEIPAGATATDVVLTITDMLRRHGVVGKFVEFYGEGVGAVPLANRATIGNMSPEFGSTAAIFPIDEVTLEYLRLTGRSEEQIALVEEYTKAQGLWHDPDNEVEYSEYIELDLSTVVPSIAGPKRPQDRIALSDAKQAFHKALPSYTDDPGQDRPHKVTPLTINGTQTSIDHGSVAIASITSCTNTSNPSVMVAAGLLAKNAVARSLTSKPWVKTSMAPGSQVVTDYYEKAGLWPALEALGFHLVGYGCATCIGNSGPLPEEVSAVVNEADLAVVSILSGNRNFEGRINPDIKMNYLASPPLVIAYALAGTMDIDFDTEPLGQDSAGKDVFLADIWPTPQEVQETIDHSVNREMFESSYADVFAGDERWQSLATPTGATFTWDPDSTYVRKAPFFEGMTMELTPVSDIHQARVLAKLGDSVTTDHISPAGAIKPDSPAGRYLADHGVDRRDFNSYGSRRGNHEVMIRGTFANIRLRNQLLDGVEGGYTYNFLTKQQDSIYDASMSYQATGTPLIVLGGKEYGSGSSRDWAAKGTALLGVKAVIAESFERIHRSNLIGMGVLPLQFPQGQTADSLGLDGTEIFTITGITELNEGRTPPTVRVSAQSQNGQSIEFDAVVRIDTPGEADYFRHGGILQYVLRSLAQ; from the coding sequence ATGAGTCTCGATACCTTCAACGCGAAATCTTTTCTTGACGTTCACGACAAACGCTATACGTTCTACCGGCTAGATGCTGTGCCGGGATTTGAAAAGTTACCATATTCGTTAAAAGTTCTTGCCGAGAACTTGTTACGTACTGAAGACGGGAAGAATGTTACCGCCGGGCATATCAGCACATTGGCGCACTGGGATCCCAATGCTCAACCCAAGGATGAAATCCAATTCACACCAGCTCGCGTCGTCATGCAAGACTTTACTGGGGTGCCTTGTATCGTCGATCTGGCAACGATGCGCGAAGCAGTCAGTGAACTTGGCGGTGATCCAGACTCAATTAACCCACTCAATCCTGCAGAAATGGTTATTGATCACTCGGTCCAAATTGATATCTTTGGTCAAGCCAATGCCTTAGAACGCAATATGGATATTGAGTATGGGCGCAACAAGGAGCGCTACCAGTTCTTGCGCTGGGGGCAAGGAGCATTCGATAATTTTACCGTCGTTCCTCCCGGCACTGGCATTGTCCATCAAGTCAATATCGAACACTTATCACGAGTCACGATGACTCAAGAACGAGACGGAACTCTTCTTGCCTACCCAGATACCTGTGTGGGTACAGATTCGCATACGACTATGGTTAATGGTCTGGGCGTACTGGGCTGGGGAGTTGGTGGAATCGAAGCTGAAGCAGCTATGCTCGGTCAGCCCGTCTCAATGTTGATACCGCGAGTCGTCGGATTTAAGTTGCGCGGCGAGATTCCTGCGGGAGCTACGGCAACCGACGTCGTTCTCACTATTACTGATATGCTACGCCGGCACGGTGTTGTTGGAAAATTCGTTGAATTCTACGGTGAAGGTGTGGGCGCTGTTCCGTTAGCTAACCGCGCAACGATTGGCAATATGTCACCTGAGTTTGGTTCAACGGCTGCTATTTTCCCCATCGACGAGGTCACCTTGGAATACTTACGGTTGACTGGCCGTAGCGAAGAACAGATCGCATTGGTCGAAGAATACACCAAGGCGCAAGGATTATGGCATGATCCCGATAACGAGGTTGAATACTCTGAGTATATTGAGCTCGATCTTTCTACAGTGGTACCCTCAATCGCTGGACCGAAGCGTCCCCAAGACCGTATCGCGTTATCTGATGCTAAACAAGCCTTTCACAAGGCGCTACCATCATATACTGATGATCCGGGCCAGGATCGGCCACACAAAGTTACGCCTTTGACTATCAATGGTACTCAGACGAGTATCGATCATGGTTCGGTTGCTATTGCTTCTATCACCTCGTGTACCAATACCTCTAATCCATCGGTTATGGTGGCTGCTGGTCTGCTAGCTAAAAATGCTGTAGCGCGATCGTTAACGTCAAAGCCGTGGGTGAAGACTTCGATGGCACCAGGTTCACAAGTTGTCACCGACTACTATGAAAAAGCTGGATTGTGGCCGGCGTTAGAAGCCCTCGGGTTCCATCTTGTTGGCTATGGTTGTGCAACGTGTATCGGTAATTCAGGGCCGTTGCCCGAAGAAGTCTCTGCAGTAGTCAACGAAGCAGATCTCGCCGTTGTATCTATACTTTCGGGTAACCGAAACTTCGAAGGCCGAATCAACCCAGACATCAAGATGAACTATCTTGCTTCGCCACCACTGGTTATTGCCTACGCCTTAGCTGGAACGATGGATATTGACTTTGATACTGAGCCTTTAGGCCAAGATAGTGCGGGTAAGGACGTCTTCCTTGCCGATATTTGGCCGACGCCACAAGAAGTGCAAGAAACAATTGACCATTCAGTTAATCGCGAAATGTTTGAATCATCGTATGCGGATGTGTTTGCCGGTGATGAGCGGTGGCAAAGTTTAGCAACGCCAACCGGGGCAACGTTCACGTGGGATCCTGACTCTACTTACGTCCGTAAAGCGCCATTCTTTGAAGGAATGACGATGGAACTAACCCCGGTGAGCGACATTCATCAGGCACGCGTCTTGGCCAAACTCGGAGATTCTGTTACCACCGACCATATTTCTCCTGCAGGTGCGATCAAACCAGATTCACCTGCCGGGCGATATTTAGCCGATCATGGAGTTGACCGGCGCGATTTTAACTCATATGGTTCCCGGCGTGGCAACCACGAAGTAATGATTCGTGGAACTTTCGCTAATATCCGGTTACGTAACCAATTACTTGACGGCGTAGAAGGTGGCTACACTTATAACTTCCTCACCAAGCAACAAGATTCAATTTATGATGCCTCCATGTCTTACCAGGCAACTGGAACACCGTTGATTGTTTTGGGCGGAAAAGAATATGGTTCGGGATCCTCGCGCGATTGGGCTGCCAAAGGCACCGCATTGCTTGGTGTTAAAGCAGTTATTGCCGAATCGTTTGAGCGCATTCATCGCTCGAACTTGATTGGAATGGGAGTCTTGCCACTGCAGTTCCCCCAAGGGCAAACCGCTGATTCACTTGGCTTAGACGGCACCGAGATCTTTACAATCACTGGTATAACTGAACTCAATGAGGGACGAACGCCGCCAACTGTTCGTGTCAGCGCTCAAAGCCAGAACGGCCAAAGTATTGAGTTCGACGCTGTGGTACGTATCGACACTCCGGGCGAAGCTGATTATTTCCGTCACGGTGGAATTTTGCAGTACGTCTTGCGCTCCTTAGCACAATAA
- a CDS encoding DUF3000 domain-containing protein, translating into MTIKVNSVEHAQPTPEFIRALDSLKGHTFRSGFHVVQIPPPTKIAPWAVALQAEINDSPSQDPDFFRGNAKFVVLHDPAGQAAWNGTFRIVIHAQAPIESDLGDDPLLGEVAWSWLPEALAETGAQFHSLNGTVTRVFNETFGGLYIDSSRIDLEVRASWTPQSEFLDQHLFAWQRFCTTMAGMPPESSISSLPRRIERV; encoded by the coding sequence GTGACTATTAAAGTCAACAGTGTGGAACATGCCCAACCGACTCCGGAATTTATTCGTGCCCTAGATTCGCTTAAAGGGCATACTTTTCGTTCCGGATTTCATGTTGTACAAATTCCGCCTCCAACAAAGATTGCGCCCTGGGCGGTTGCATTACAAGCCGAAATCAATGATTCTCCTTCTCAAGATCCTGATTTCTTCCGCGGTAATGCAAAGTTTGTTGTGTTACATGATCCTGCCGGCCAAGCAGCTTGGAATGGGACGTTTCGGATAGTCATCCATGCCCAAGCACCTATCGAATCGGATTTAGGTGATGACCCGCTGTTAGGTGAAGTCGCTTGGTCATGGTTACCAGAAGCATTGGCCGAGACGGGCGCACAATTCCATTCTCTTAACGGCACCGTCACTCGAGTATTTAATGAAACATTTGGCGGCTTATATATTGATAGTTCACGTATCGATTTAGAAGTACGGGCTTCTTGGACGCCACAATCGGAATTTTTAGATCAACATTTGTTTGCCTGGCAACGTTTTTGTACCACAATGGCTGGCATGCCACCAGAATCATCTATTTCCAGTTTGCCTCGAAGGATTGAACGAGTTTAA